In the Kineosporiaceae bacterium genome, one interval contains:
- a CDS encoding Lrp/AsnC family transcriptional regulator, producing the protein MARLDQIDRAILRLLQQDGRLTNAELAKQVRLSPSPCLRRVKALEQAGYITGYTAVLDAAKLHRSLHVMVMVSLTSQRQETLEAFERAVSELDDVLACYLIAGEADYLLTVAVKDLDAYQQLYTRRLGELPGVASMKSLVTMKAVKASTALPL; encoded by the coding sequence ATGGCGCGCCTGGACCAGATCGACCGCGCCATTCTGCGCCTCCTGCAGCAGGACGGCCGGTTGACCAATGCCGAGTTGGCCAAGCAGGTGCGCTTGTCGCCCTCACCATGCCTGCGCCGGGTCAAGGCCCTCGAACAGGCCGGCTACATCACGGGCTACACCGCCGTGCTCGATGCGGCCAAGCTGCACCGCTCGTTGCACGTCATGGTCATGGTCAGCCTGACCTCGCAGCGCCAGGAGACCCTCGAGGCCTTCGAGCGGGCCGTGAGCGAGCTGGACGACGTCCTGGCCTGCTATCTCATCGCCGGCGAGGCCGACTACCTGCTCACCGTCGCCGTCAAGGACCTGGACGCCTACCAACAGCTCTACACCCGGCGCCTGGGCGAACTGCCGGGCGTCGCGTCGATGAAGAGCCTGGTCACCATGAAGGCGGTCAAGGCCTCGACGGCCTTGCCACTGTGA